The following proteins are co-located in the Pseudomonas cavernae genome:
- a CDS encoding sterol desaturase family protein, with protein MNYILFAVPFFFLLIGLELLADRWRGISTYRLADAINSLSAGVLSTTSGLLTKALGLLTYSFAWQQWGQFELAADNLWVWLLAFVFYDFCYYWNHRLGHERNVLWAAHSVHHQSEEYNLSTALRQTSTGFLFGWIFYLPMALVGVPPLVFLSVSALNLLYQFWVHTRHVPKLGWLEWLFITPSNHRVHHAQNPLYMDRNYGGVFIVWDRLFGSFQEELDEEPVIFGVTTPLASWNPLWANLQFYTMLWRDAVRAEAWWDKLRIWFMRTGWRPADVAAKYPQAKPDLASFVKFEVPLSRGQKRYVALQFALYVVGGSYLLAVGAQAPLAALLLGWGWMAGGLYVLGTWLENRPWALWLEGARLALNLPCLWLAQQLGLLSAEGLAWGLLAAYSLVSGLALYLPRLGKSVVAV; from the coding sequence ATGAACTACATCCTCTTCGCGGTACCCTTTTTCTTCCTGCTGATCGGCCTCGAGTTGCTCGCCGATCGCTGGCGCGGGATCAGCACCTATCGGCTCGCCGATGCCATCAACAGCCTCAGCGCCGGCGTGCTGTCGACCACCAGCGGCCTGTTGACCAAGGCCCTCGGTCTGCTCACCTACAGCTTCGCCTGGCAGCAGTGGGGGCAGTTCGAGCTGGCCGCCGACAACCTCTGGGTGTGGCTGCTGGCCTTCGTCTTCTACGACTTCTGCTACTACTGGAATCACCGCCTCGGTCATGAGCGCAACGTGCTCTGGGCCGCGCATTCGGTGCATCACCAGAGCGAGGAGTACAACCTCTCCACCGCCCTGCGGCAGACCAGCACCGGCTTCCTGTTCGGCTGGATCTTCTACCTGCCGATGGCGCTGGTCGGGGTGCCGCCGCTGGTGTTCCTCAGCGTCAGCGCGCTGAATCTGCTCTACCAGTTCTGGGTGCATACCCGCCATGTGCCGAAGCTTGGCTGGCTGGAGTGGCTGTTCATCACGCCGTCCAACCACCGCGTCCACCATGCGCAGAATCCGCTGTACATGGATCGCAACTACGGCGGCGTATTCATCGTCTGGGACCGCCTGTTCGGCAGCTTTCAGGAGGAACTGGACGAGGAGCCGGTGATCTTCGGCGTGACCACGCCGCTGGCCAGCTGGAACCCGCTGTGGGCCAACCTGCAGTTCTACACAATGCTGTGGCGCGACGCGGTGCGGGCCGAGGCGTGGTGGGACAAGCTGCGCATCTGGTTCATGCGCACCGGCTGGCGACCGGCCGATGTGGCGGCGAAGTATCCGCAGGCCAAGCCGGACCTGGCCAGCTTCGTCAAATTCGAGGTGCCGCTGAGCCGTGGGCAAAAGCGCTATGTCGCCCTGCAGTTCGCCCTCTACGTGGTCGGTGGCAGCTATTTGCTGGCGGTCGGGGCGCAGGCTCCGCTGGCCGCGCTGCTGCTCGGCTGGGGCTGGATGGCTGGCGGCCTCTACGTGCTCGGGACCTGGCTGGAGAACCGCCCCTGGGCACTGTGGCTGGAAGGGGCGCGGCTGGCGCTGAACCTGCCGTGCCTGTGGCTGGCACAGCAGCTCGGGCTCTTGTCGGCAGAGGGCCTGGCCTGGGGGCTGCTGGCCGCCTACAGCCTGGTCAGTGGGCTGGCCCTGTATCTGCCGCGTCTCGGCAAGTCAGTCGTCGCCGTTTGA
- the elbB gene encoding isoprenoid biosynthesis glyoxalase ElbB produces MHKKVAVILSGCGVFDGAELHESVIALLRLDQRGAQVQCFAPNIAQLHVINHLTGEEMPETRNVLVESARIARGNIKDVREAKAEDFDALIVPGGFGAAKNLSDFAINGANCSVQPDVLALAQAFAAAGKPVGLICIAPALAARIYGEGVICTIGNDEGTAAALEQMGASHEECVVSEVVEDAQRKLVTTPAYMLAQSIGEAAAGINKLVDRVLELASHA; encoded by the coding sequence ATGCATAAAAAAGTTGCGGTAATCCTCTCCGGCTGCGGCGTCTTCGACGGCGCCGAACTCCACGAAAGCGTGATCGCCCTGCTGCGTCTCGACCAGCGTGGCGCCCAGGTGCAGTGCTTCGCGCCGAACATCGCCCAGCTGCATGTGATCAACCACCTGACCGGCGAAGAAATGCCGGAAACCCGCAACGTGCTGGTGGAGTCGGCGCGCATCGCCCGCGGCAACATCAAGGATGTGCGCGAAGCCAAGGCCGAGGATTTCGATGCGCTGATCGTGCCCGGCGGCTTCGGCGCGGCGAAGAACCTCTCCGACTTCGCCATCAATGGTGCCAACTGCAGCGTGCAGCCGGACGTGCTGGCCCTGGCCCAAGCCTTCGCCGCCGCCGGTAAGCCGGTCGGCCTGATCTGCATCGCCCCGGCGCTGGCCGCGCGCATCTATGGCGAAGGGGTGATCTGCACCATCGGCAACGACGAAGGCACCGCCGCCGCCCTCGAGCAGATGGGCGCCAGCCACGAGGAATGCGTGGTCAGCGAGGTGGTCGAGGACGCCCAGCGCAAACTGGTGACCACTCCGGCCTATATGCTGGCGCAGTCGATCGGCGAAGCCGCGGCCGGCATCAACAAGCTGGTCGACCGCGTACTGGAACTGGCCAGCCACGCCTAA
- a CDS encoding thioesterase family protein, translated as MTEQPFQLTAELQQAVSSFFQRIPFNQVLGIQIGELTMEQVTLHLPMKPELIGNFIHGILHGGVISSLLDVCGGAMALIGAFANHQHLPVAERMARLSKLGTIDLRIDYLRPGRGQHFTATAQLLRSGNKVAVVRMELHSDDGTLVAVGTGTYLCG; from the coding sequence ATGACCGAACAACCCTTCCAGCTCACCGCCGAACTGCAGCAGGCGGTCAGCAGTTTCTTCCAGCGCATCCCGTTCAACCAGGTACTGGGCATCCAGATCGGCGAACTAACGATGGAGCAGGTGACCCTGCACCTGCCGATGAAACCCGAGCTGATCGGCAACTTCATCCACGGCATCCTGCATGGTGGGGTGATTTCCTCGCTGCTGGATGTCTGCGGCGGCGCCATGGCGCTGATCGGCGCGTTCGCCAACCACCAGCACCTGCCGGTCGCCGAGCGCATGGCGCGACTGTCCAAACTCGGCACCATCGACCTGCGCATCGATTACCTGCGCCCCGGGCGCGGCCAGCACTTCACCGCCACGGCGCAGCTGCTGCGCTCCGGCAACAAGGTCGCGGTGGTACGCATGGAACTGCACAGCGACGACGGCACCCTGGTGGCGGTGGGCACCGGCACCTATCTGTGTGGCTGA
- a CDS encoding YaiI/YqxD family protein — translation MRVWIDADACPKAAKDQLVKFALRRRFEVVLVAGQAQIKPAFACVRLIVVPSGPDAADDYLVEHAAPGELVICSDVPLADRLIKKGVAALDPRGREFDEGNMGERLAVRNLFTDLREQGQAGGGQAPYGEREKQAFANALDRILTRLAKQ, via the coding sequence ATGCGTGTATGGATCGATGCCGACGCCTGCCCCAAGGCGGCCAAGGATCAGTTGGTCAAGTTTGCCCTCAGGCGCCGTTTCGAGGTGGTGCTGGTGGCCGGGCAGGCGCAGATCAAGCCGGCCTTCGCCTGCGTGCGGCTGATCGTGGTGCCGAGCGGTCCGGACGCGGCCGACGACTATCTGGTCGAGCACGCCGCGCCCGGCGAGCTGGTGATCTGCAGCGATGTGCCCTTGGCCGACCGCTTGATCAAGAAGGGCGTGGCGGCCCTCGACCCGCGCGGCCGCGAGTTCGACGAGGGCAACATGGGCGAGCGCCTGGCGGTGCGCAACCTGTTCACCGACCTGCGCGAGCAGGGCCAGGCCGGCGGCGGCCAGGCGCCCTACGGCGAACGCGAGAAGCAGGCCTTCGCCAATGCCCTCGACCGCATCCTCACCCGCCTGGCCAAGCAGTAA
- a CDS encoding FTR1 family protein yields MHFSSRFLSCLLLSWLALASLSLRAEPLAGAAQALHLLDYLGADYPATVAAGQVQHDGEYRQQLEALATLQGLIVALPAHAERAALEQGVVSLQAAVKQRQEGAGVARQARQLAAQLAAAYEVSQAPLITPDPSRGAPLYAQHCAVCHGDSGAGDGPAAIGMQPAPGDLRDSARLDQLSLYDLFNTLGLGIDGSDMPAFADQLDERQRWDLAAYIASFSAGPAAAQGPRFDLAELARQTPAELAASQAPEAVAAFRAQRAQPPQVQRGPQQLLDYTASTLDKSLAAYRTGDGEQAYDLSVAAYLEGFELVESSLDNLDASLRQDSEKALMVYRQAVQDGLPVAQAAQLLEVAKGKLRAAAGLLGGNGLSQSLSFVSSLLILLREGLEAILVLAAILAFLRNTGQQTAARSVHLGWGLALFAGFATWALAAFFIEVGGAQRELMEGCTALFASVMVLWLGVWMHDRRHAAAWQDYIKSSLVGGGGRFGFAALAFFAVYRELFEVILFYETLWLQAGPAGHGAVLAGAGVALVLLIGLAWVILRGSARLPLALFFSINAALLCGLSVVFAGHGVKALQEAGVFGTHPLAFFDFDWLGIHADAYSLSAQAVALLAVILLYGRSKLAERKRAAAA; encoded by the coding sequence ATGCACTTTTCCTCGCGTTTCCTTTCCTGTCTGCTGCTGTCTTGGCTGGCGCTGGCTAGCCTGTCGCTGCGCGCCGAGCCGCTGGCCGGCGCGGCGCAAGCCCTGCATCTACTCGACTACCTGGGCGCCGACTATCCGGCCACGGTGGCCGCCGGCCAGGTGCAGCACGACGGCGAGTACCGCCAGCAGCTGGAGGCCCTCGCCACCCTGCAGGGCCTGATCGTCGCGCTGCCAGCGCACGCCGAACGGGCCGCCCTGGAGCAGGGCGTCGTCAGCCTGCAAGCGGCGGTCAAACAGCGTCAGGAGGGCGCCGGCGTGGCACGCCAGGCACGCCAGCTGGCGGCGCAGCTGGCGGCAGCCTATGAGGTCAGCCAGGCGCCATTGATCACCCCCGACCCCAGTCGTGGCGCACCCTTGTACGCCCAGCATTGTGCGGTCTGCCACGGTGACAGCGGGGCCGGCGACGGTCCGGCGGCAATCGGCATGCAGCCGGCGCCGGGCGATTTGCGCGATTCGGCGCGACTGGACCAACTGAGCCTGTACGACCTGTTCAACACCCTCGGCCTGGGCATCGACGGCAGCGATATGCCGGCCTTCGCCGACCAGCTCGACGAGCGCCAGCGCTGGGACCTGGCCGCCTATATCGCCAGCTTCAGCGCCGGCCCGGCCGCCGCCCAGGGCCCGCGCTTCGACCTCGCCGAACTGGCCCGGCAGACCCCGGCGGAGCTCGCCGCCAGCCAGGCCCCGGAGGCCGTCGCCGCGTTTCGCGCCCAACGCGCGCAGCCGCCGCAAGTGCAGCGCGGCCCGCAGCAGCTGCTGGACTACACCGCCAGCACCCTGGACAAGAGTCTCGCGGCCTATCGCACCGGTGACGGCGAGCAGGCCTACGACCTCTCGGTGGCCGCCTATCTGGAAGGCTTCGAGCTGGTCGAAAGCTCGCTCGATAACCTCGACGCCAGCCTGCGCCAGGACAGCGAGAAGGCCCTGATGGTCTACCGCCAAGCCGTGCAGGATGGCCTGCCGGTGGCGCAGGCGGCGCAACTGCTGGAAGTCGCCAAGGGCAAGCTGCGCGCCGCCGCCGGCCTGCTCGGCGGCAACGGTCTGAGCCAGTCGCTGAGCTTCGTTTCCAGCCTGTTGATCCTCCTGCGCGAAGGGTTGGAGGCGATCCTGGTGCTGGCGGCGATTCTCGCCTTCCTGCGCAACACCGGTCAGCAGACCGCGGCGCGCAGCGTGCACCTCGGCTGGGGCCTGGCGTTGTTCGCCGGCTTCGCCACTTGGGCGCTGGCGGCGTTCTTCATCGAGGTCGGTGGCGCCCAGCGCGAGCTGATGGAAGGCTGCACGGCGCTATTCGCCAGCGTCATGGTGTTGTGGTTGGGGGTGTGGATGCACGACCGCCGGCATGCGGCGGCCTGGCAGGACTACATCAAGAGCAGCCTGGTCGGTGGCGGCGGCCGCTTCGGCTTCGCCGCGCTGGCGTTCTTCGCGGTCTACCGCGAGCTGTTCGAGGTCATCCTGTTCTATGAAACCCTCTGGCTGCAGGCCGGCCCGGCCGGCCATGGCGCGGTGCTCGCCGGCGCCGGCGTGGCCCTGGTGCTGCTGATCGGCTTGGCCTGGGTGATCCTGCGCGGCTCGGCGCGCTTGCCGCTGGCGCTGTTCTTCAGCATCAACGCCGCGCTGCTCTGTGGGTTGTCGGTGGTGTTCGCCGGCCACGGGGTCAAGGCGTTGCAGGAGGCCGGAGTGTTCGGCACCCATCCGCTGGCGTTCTTCGACTTCGACTGGCTGGGCATCCACGCCGATGCCTACTCGTTGAGTGCGCAGGCGGTGGCACTGCTGGCGGTGATCCTGCTCTACGGACGCAGCAAGTTGGCCGAGCGCAAGCGCGCTGCCGCCGCGTAG
- the rhtB gene encoding homoserine/homoserine lactone efflux protein, translating into MALHTWLAFFVACWVISLSPGAGAIASMSCGLQYGFWRGYWNALGLQLGLALQIVIVAAGVGALLAASAMAFSLIKWFGVAYLLYLAVQQWRALPSDLHADGPRPIGRPLTLVLRGFLVNISNPKAIVFMLAVLPQFLDPQAPLLPQYLLMGVTMISVDLIVMAGYTGLAARVLRALRSPRQQRLLNRTFAGLFVGAAALLATIRRAAA; encoded by the coding sequence ATGGCCCTGCACACCTGGCTCGCTTTCTTCGTCGCCTGTTGGGTGATCAGCCTGTCGCCGGGCGCCGGCGCCATCGCCTCGATGTCCTGCGGCCTGCAATACGGCTTCTGGCGCGGTTACTGGAACGCCCTCGGCCTGCAGCTGGGCCTGGCGCTGCAGATCGTCATCGTCGCCGCCGGGGTCGGCGCGCTGCTCGCCGCCTCGGCGATGGCCTTCAGCCTGATCAAGTGGTTCGGCGTCGCCTATCTGCTCTACCTGGCGGTGCAGCAGTGGCGGGCGCTGCCTAGCGATCTGCACGCCGACGGCCCGCGGCCGATCGGCCGGCCGCTGACCCTGGTGCTGCGCGGCTTCCTGGTCAACATCAGCAACCCCAAGGCGATCGTCTTCATGCTCGCCGTGCTGCCGCAGTTCCTCGATCCGCAGGCACCGCTGCTGCCGCAATACCTGTTGATGGGCGTGACCATGATCAGCGTCGACCTGATCGTCATGGCCGGCTACACCGGCCTGGCCGCGCGGGTCCTGCGCGCGCTGCGCTCGCCGCGTCAGCAACGCCTGCTCAACCGCACCTTCGCCGGCCTGTTCGTCGGCGCCGCCGCGCTGTTGGCGACGATCCGCCGAGCCGCGGCCTGA
- a CDS encoding TerC family protein: MEWLADPQIWVAFLTLTALEIVLGIDNIIFISILVGRLPVAQQPKARFFGLALAMGTRILLLLSITWVMRLTNDLFSVLGHGVSGRDLILFFGGLFLLFKSTMEIWHSLEGAEEAQQSGGKAAGFMGIIIQIAIIDIVFSLDSVITAVGLVQNVPVMVAAIVISVVVMMLAAGTISAFIDKHPSLKMLALSFLIVVGTVLIAEAFEVHVPKGYVYFAMAFSLAVEAINIRLRAALAKSRHEAEVEPVKLRKGSPD; encoded by the coding sequence ATGGAATGGCTTGCTGATCCGCAGATTTGGGTCGCTTTCTTAACCCTGACCGCCCTGGAAATCGTCCTCGGCATCGACAACATCATCTTCATCTCGATTCTGGTCGGCCGCCTGCCGGTGGCCCAGCAACCGAAGGCGCGCTTCTTCGGCCTGGCCCTGGCCATGGGCACGCGGATTCTCCTGCTGCTGTCGATCACCTGGGTGATGCGCCTGACCAATGACCTGTTCAGCGTCCTGGGTCACGGCGTCTCCGGGCGCGACCTGATCCTGTTCTTCGGCGGCCTGTTCCTGCTGTTCAAGAGCACCATGGAGATCTGGCACAGCCTGGAAGGCGCCGAGGAGGCGCAGCAGAGCGGCGGCAAGGCGGCCGGCTTCATGGGCATCATCATCCAGATCGCCATCATCGACATCGTCTTCTCCCTCGACTCGGTGATCACCGCCGTCGGCCTGGTGCAGAACGTGCCGGTGATGGTCGCCGCGATCGTCATCTCGGTCGTCGTGATGATGCTCGCCGCCGGCACCATCAGCGCCTTCATCGACAAGCACCCGTCGCTGAAGATGCTCGCCCTGTCGTTCCTCATCGTGGTCGGCACCGTGCTGATCGCCGAGGCCTTCGAGGTGCATGTGCCGAAGGGCTACGTCTACTTCGCCATGGCCTTCTCGCTGGCGGTGGAGGCGATCAACATCCGCCTGCGCGCGGCCCTGGCCAAGAGCCGTCACGAGGCCGAGGTCGAGCCGGTGAAGCTGCGCAAGGGCTCGCCGGACTGA
- a CDS encoding mechanosensitive ion channel family protein, which yields MAELQLLTTWSEPLLRTAQVLLILLLAWLVQRLVTRGISRLGGHYPQLPQELLLPLRGGLRWLIMGSAFMLVLERLGVSAEVLWTALTGFAAVAAVAFFAIWSVLSNLFCAVLIFALGPFRLGDVVELVDSSDKLGPKGRVVSINLFYTTLSDVSADNLGALIQVPNSLFFQKAVRRWRGADFPASTPNSH from the coding sequence ATGGCCGAGCTGCAATTGCTTACCACCTGGAGCGAGCCGCTGCTGCGCACCGCCCAGGTGCTGCTGATCCTGCTGCTGGCCTGGCTGGTCCAGCGCCTGGTCACCCGCGGCATCAGCCGCCTCGGCGGGCATTACCCGCAGTTGCCGCAGGAGCTGCTGTTGCCGCTGCGCGGCGGCCTGCGCTGGCTGATCATGGGCAGCGCCTTCATGTTGGTGCTGGAGCGTCTCGGCGTTTCCGCCGAAGTACTGTGGACCGCCCTGACCGGTTTCGCCGCGGTGGCGGCGGTAGCCTTCTTCGCGATCTGGAGCGTGCTCTCCAACCTGTTCTGTGCGGTGCTGATCTTCGCCCTCGGGCCGTTCCGCCTCGGCGATGTGGTCGAACTGGTCGACAGCAGCGACAAGCTCGGGCCCAAGGGCCGGGTGGTCAGCATCAACCTGTTCTACACCACCTTGAGCGATGTCAGTGCCGACAACCTCGGCGCGCTGATCCAGGTGCCCAACAGCCTGTTCTTCCAGAAGGCCGTGCGCCGCTGGCGCGGTGCCGACTTCCCCGCTTCAACCCCTAACTCCCACTAG
- a CDS encoding ATP-binding cassette domain-containing protein, whose product MIRLQNLTLQRGPQRLLEDAELTLHAGQKAGLIGANGAGKSSLFALLRGELGPDAGDCQLPADWRIAHMRQEVDDLERLAVDYVLDGDQRLRQVQRELAVAEAAHDGSAIAHLHHELDAADGYTADARARKLLAGLGFANEQTERRVGDFSGGWRMRLNLAQALMCPSDLLLLDEPTNHLDLDAILWLEEWLKSYPGTLLLISHDRDFLDAVVDHVAHLEQRQLTLYRGGYSAFERARAERLAQQQQAYEKQQAQRAHMEKFIARFKAQATKARQAQSRIKALERLEELAPAHVDSPFDFAFREAEKISSPLLDLAEARLGYGDKTVLDKVKLSLVPGARIGLLGPNGAGKSTLIKTLADELQPLGGRLLRGENLVIGYFAQHQLDALDDQASPLLHLQRIAAGEREQTLRDFLGGFDFRGARCDEPVLNFSGGEKARLALALIAWGKPNLLLLDEPTNHLDLEMRLALTMALQDFSGAVLVVSHDRHLLKSTTDEFLLVADGRVQPFEGDLEDYARWLVDYRARQQPTNNSAPAADKTDKRAQRQAAAALRQQLAPHKRTADKLEQELGGVHTKLAALEARLGDAGLYEAARKDELREALAEQARLKSREAELEEAWLAALEILEELQRQLEAAE is encoded by the coding sequence ATGATCCGACTGCAAAATCTCACACTACAGCGTGGTCCGCAGCGTCTGCTTGAAGACGCCGAGCTGACCCTGCACGCCGGCCAGAAAGCCGGCCTCATCGGTGCCAATGGCGCCGGCAAATCCAGCCTGTTCGCCCTGCTGCGCGGTGAGCTGGGCCCGGACGCCGGCGACTGCCAGCTGCCCGCCGATTGGCGCATCGCCCACATGCGCCAGGAAGTCGATGACCTCGAGCGTCTGGCGGTCGATTATGTCCTCGACGGCGACCAGCGTCTGCGCCAGGTGCAGCGCGAGTTGGCCGTCGCCGAAGCGGCCCACGACGGCAGCGCCATCGCCCATCTGCACCACGAGCTGGATGCCGCCGACGGTTACACCGCCGATGCCCGCGCGCGCAAGCTGTTGGCCGGTCTGGGCTTTGCCAACGAGCAGACCGAGCGCCGAGTCGGCGACTTCTCCGGCGGCTGGCGGATGCGTCTGAATTTGGCGCAGGCGCTGATGTGCCCGTCGGATCTGCTGTTGCTCGACGAGCCGACCAACCACCTGGATCTCGACGCCATCCTCTGGCTCGAGGAGTGGCTGAAGAGCTATCCCGGCACCTTGTTGCTGATTTCCCACGACCGCGATTTCCTCGATGCCGTGGTCGACCACGTCGCCCATCTCGAGCAGCGCCAGCTGACCCTTTACCGCGGCGGCTATTCGGCCTTCGAGCGCGCCCGCGCCGAACGCCTGGCGCAGCAACAACAGGCCTACGAGAAGCAGCAGGCGCAGCGCGCGCACATGGAGAAATTCATCGCCCGCTTCAAGGCGCAGGCGACCAAGGCACGCCAGGCGCAGAGTCGCATCAAGGCGCTGGAGCGTCTGGAAGAACTGGCCCCGGCCCACGTCGATTCGCCGTTCGATTTCGCCTTCCGCGAGGCCGAGAAGATCTCCAGCCCGCTGCTGGATCTGGCCGAGGCGCGTCTCGGCTACGGCGACAAGACCGTGCTGGACAAGGTCAAGCTGAGCCTCGTGCCCGGCGCGCGGATCGGCCTGCTCGGCCCCAACGGCGCCGGCAAGTCGACCCTGATCAAGACCCTCGCGGACGAGCTGCAGCCGCTGGGCGGGCGCCTGCTGCGCGGCGAGAACCTGGTGATCGGCTACTTCGCCCAGCATCAGCTCGATGCCCTGGATGACCAGGCCAGCCCGCTGCTGCACCTGCAACGCATCGCCGCCGGCGAGCGCGAGCAGACCCTGCGCGACTTCCTCGGCGGCTTCGATTTCCGCGGCGCGCGTTGCGACGAGCCGGTGCTGAACTTCTCCGGCGGCGAGAAGGCGCGCCTGGCCCTGGCGTTGATCGCCTGGGGCAAGCCGAACCTGCTGCTGCTCGACGAACCGACCAACCACCTCGACCTGGAAATGCGCCTGGCCCTGACCATGGCCCTACAGGACTTCTCCGGCGCGGTGCTGGTGGTGTCCCACGACCGTCATCTGCTGAAGAGCACCACCGACGAATTCCTGCTGGTCGCCGACGGCCGCGTGCAGCCGTTCGAGGGCGATCTCGAGGACTATGCGCGCTGGCTGGTGGACTACCGCGCCCGCCAGCAGCCGACGAACAATAGTGCGCCGGCGGCGGACAAGACCGACAAGCGCGCCCAACGCCAGGCCGCCGCGGCCCTGCGGCAGCAGCTGGCGCCGCACAAGCGCACGGCCGACAAGCTCGAGCAGGAGCTCGGCGGCGTGCACACCAAACTCGCCGCGCTGGAAGCCCGCCTCGGCGATGCCGGCCTCTATGAGGCGGCGCGCAAGGACGAGTTGCGCGAGGCGTTGGCCGAGCAGGCCCGCCTGAAAAGCCGCGAAGCCGAGCTGGAAGAGGCCTGGCTGGCGGCCTTGGAGATCCTCGAAGAGCTGCAGCGGCAATTGGAGGCGGCGGAATAA
- a CDS encoding TIGR02444 family protein — MPSDLWSFAIHFYARAGVEAACLQLQTAGADVCLLLAGAWLTQRGVACSDERLQHLRSLAEPWQRQVVTPLRQVRQAWRPLAAADAGLHGLREQLKALELAAERQLLLKLESSAQDWPTGADTEASAWLECLAGRAGELHHGALQVLRAAVGTG; from the coding sequence ATGCCTTCTGACCTGTGGAGTTTTGCCATTCATTTCTACGCCCGCGCCGGCGTCGAAGCGGCCTGCCTGCAATTGCAGACGGCGGGGGCGGATGTCTGCCTGCTGCTCGCCGGCGCCTGGCTGACCCAGCGCGGCGTGGCCTGTAGCGACGAACGCCTGCAGCACTTGCGCAGCCTGGCCGAGCCCTGGCAACGCCAAGTGGTCACCCCGTTGCGCCAAGTACGCCAGGCCTGGCGGCCGCTGGCCGCGGCGGATGCCGGTCTGCACGGCTTGCGCGAGCAACTGAAGGCCCTCGAGCTGGCCGCCGAGCGGCAGTTATTGCTGAAGTTGGAGAGTAGCGCGCAGGACTGGCCGACCGGCGCAGACACCGAGGCATCCGCCTGGTTGGAATGCCTGGCCGGGCGGGCGGGAGAACTGCACCACGGCGCGCTGCAGGTGCTGCGCGCCGCGGTGGGGACGGGCTAG
- a CDS encoding AlgP family protein translates to MPANKKPVATPLHLLQQLSSSLLEHLENACSQALVDAEKLLTKLEKQRGKAQEKLHNARSKVQDAAKAGKAKAQAKAKEAAAELEELLDELKSRQAETRGYIVQLKRDAQESLKLAQGVGKVKEAVGKALSSRAASAKPAAAAKPAAKKPAAKPVAAKAPAKAASKPVAKPAAKPVVKAAAKPVAKPAVKAAAKPAAKPVAKPAAKKPVVAKVAAAKPAAAKPAAKPVAKAASKPVAKPAAQPASKPATASRAKPAAKPATAAKPAAKAVAKPAAAKPAAKPVAKKPLAKPAVSKPTSSVATQAKPAAPVTPAAPAAAPVAPVAGTTGATPGSAS, encoded by the coding sequence ATGCCGGCCAATAAGAAACCCGTCGCAACCCCCTTACATCTGCTGCAACAACTCTCGAGCAGCCTGCTCGAGCATTTGGAAAATGCTTGCTCGCAAGCCCTGGTCGATGCTGAAAAGCTGCTGACCAAGCTGGAGAAACAGCGCGGTAAGGCCCAGGAAAAACTGCACAACGCGCGTAGCAAAGTGCAGGATGCGGCCAAGGCCGGCAAGGCCAAGGCGCAGGCCAAGGCCAAGGAGGCGGCGGCCGAGCTCGAAGAGCTGCTCGACGAGCTCAAGAGCCGCCAGGCCGAGACGCGCGGCTATATCGTCCAGCTCAAGCGCGATGCCCAGGAAAGCCTGAAGCTCGCCCAGGGTGTCGGCAAGGTCAAGGAAGCGGTTGGTAAGGCGCTGAGCAGCCGTGCGGCCAGCGCGAAGCCTGCAGCAGCGGCCAAGCCGGCGGCGAAGAAACCGGCAGCCAAGCCGGTAGCGGCGAAAGCACCTGCCAAAGCGGCCAGCAAACCTGTGGCCAAGCCCGCAGCGAAACCGGTCGTCAAGGCAGCAGCGAAACCCGTTGCCAAGCCCGCCGTAAAAGCAGCCGCAAAACCCGCGGCCAAGCCAGTTGCCAAGCCGGCGGCGAAGAAACCCGTCGTCGCCAAAGTCGCTGCAGCGAAACCTGCAGCAGCCAAGCCCGCCGCCAAGCCGGTGGCGAAAGCAGCCAGCAAACCTGTCGCAAAACCTGCGGCCCAGCCAGCCAGCAAACCGGCGACGGCCAGTCGTGCCAAGCCTGCGGCGAAGCCAGCGACCGCGGCGAAACCTGCAGCCAAAGCCGTCGCCAAGCCGGCAGCGGCTAAGCCTGCAGCGAAACCCGTTGCGAAAAAACCGCTGGCCAAACCTGCAGTCAGCAAGCCGACCAGCAGCGTGGCGACGCAGGCCAAACCCGCCGCACCGGTGACGCCCGCGGCGCCAGCCGCTGCCCCGGTCGCTCCGGTAGCCGGCACCACCGGTGCAACGCCGGGCAGCGCGTCCTGA